A single Triticum dicoccoides isolate Atlit2015 ecotype Zavitan chromosome 2A, WEW_v2.0, whole genome shotgun sequence DNA region contains:
- the LOC119358311 gene encoding geraniol 8-hydroxylase-like: protein MTELLQNPSSMSRACNELAEVIGSKINIDEDDIVRLPYLQVVIKETFKLHPPGPLLLPCKPNRTLQIAGYTIPKDSRVFINIWAIGRDNDVWTEPEKFMPERFLGSPVDFKGADFELFPFGAGRRICPGVPLAIRMVHLVLASLLNQFKWSLPVELERDGTDMEEKFGLSLTKVVPLRLYQHRFELETKCVPTKTILNVFIM from the coding sequence ATGACTGAGCTTCTCCAAAACCCATCATCAATGTCTAGAGCTTGCAACGAGCTTGCAGAAGTTATTGGATCCAAAATAAacattgatgaagatgatattgttCGGTTGCCCTATCTCCAAGTTGTTATAAAAGAGACTTTTAAACTTCATCCTCCTGGCCCGCTCTTGTTGCCATGCAAACCCAATAGAACATTGCAAATAGCAGGTTACACAATACCTAAAGATTCACGCGTGTTCATAAACATATGGGCGATAGGTCGAGATAATGATGTATGGACTGAACCTGAGAAGTTTATGCCAGAGAGGTTCTTGGGTTCACCAGTTGATTTTAAGGGTGCCGATTTTGAGCTCTTTCCATTTGGTGCCGGACGTCGGATCTGCCCTGGAGTGCCATTGGCTATTAGGATGGTGCATTTGGTCCTCGCTTCATTGTTAAATCAATTTAAGTGGAGTCTCCCCGTTGAGCTTGAAAGGGATGGGACTGATATGGAAGAAAAGTTTGGCCTATCACTTACGAAGGTCGTGCCTCTTCGTTTGTACCAACACCGATTCGAATTAGAAACAAAATGTGTCCCTACTAAGACTATTTTAAATGTTTTTATTATGTAA